The Trichoderma breve strain T069 chromosome 2, whole genome shotgun sequence DNA segment ACGCATAGACAAATCTACATCATTTACATCGCTACAACTCTTCACAATCGCGTCACCTATCTGTATTCTCATCATATTAAAAAGTCATGGTTGACGACGACGCAAGTAGCGGGCCAGTCCCTACAACCCGTCCTGTTTGCCCTCCGTCACCCACCTCGACCAATTCAGCCATCACCGTGGGCACATCTCAAGACGCGGTTCGCATCAAAAACATGGAGAAAGGCGAATATATTCCCGATGATGACAGCTGGGACGACACGCGTAGTCTCACAGAAAGCATTCGTCAACACATTATCGACGGTGGCCTACGCTACCATGCCTATCACGCTGGGCAATATGCCTTCCCTAACGACGAGACAGAACAGTACCGCGACGACCTCAAGCACAATCTGACCATCCATCTCTGCGAGGGCTCCTACTTTTATGCTCCTGTTCATGAGCGGTTGCAGAAACCAGGCGCTGAAGTTCTCGATTTAGGTGGGTCTCTCCGGCGCCAAACATTCTATGCCTCCAACTTTATCATTCGTAACCTCTTTTCCGTATACACATGTCACTTTGAAACGCTCATTCGAGTACTAACGGTAGAAAACAGGTACCGGCACGGGGAAATGGGTTATCGAATGTGAGTAAATCCATGCGAGATTGAACGTCAACGCTGCACAATTCGTCAAtttgaaggaggaaaaagaaaaccccGAGCATAAGACGGCCCTAGTCTCATATTTCTAACTTTGCCTTATAGTGGCTGACATGTATCCAAACGCGACATTCCACGGCATGGATCTTTCGCCCATTCAGCCCGATTGGGTCCCAGAAAACGTGCTCTTCGTTGTCGATGACATCGAGCATGATGCTGGATGGACGTATCCCGAAAACTCCTTTGATTATATTCATATTCGTCACACCGTCCACTCCATAAGAGACCGAACCGAGCTGTGGGATCGGGTTTACAAGTGAGTTTACCTGTTTCTCCAATTTCCGCACTCTCTAACATGACTGGTTACTCTCTCAGGCACCTGAAACCCGGTGGTTATGTCGAGGTTCAAGAGTTCCAGTACGCTGCTCACTGTGACGACGATTCGTGCAACGAACCATATGCTTGGCGTGATTTTCTACGATACTTGACGGATGGTCTTGCCGTCCTCGGCTCAAATCTCCATGGCATCCTGAATGTTCAGGACGAGCTTGCCGCTGCTGGTTTCCAAGACCTTCACCGATTAGATCTAAAGTGTCCTAACGGCCCATGGCCAAAGTCGAGACGTCTGCAAGAATGCGGCCACATCCTCCGAGATGTCATCTTGTGGGGCCTCGTCGGACTAGCCAGACGGCCGCTTCATCACGGGCTTGGGTGGACGCCCATCCAGATCGAGATGTTCCTCGTCGAAGTCCGCAAGTCCGTCATTGCAGAACGTAATGGCCTACCAAAGTTCCATTCATACTTCCCCTTTCATAACATATACGGACAAAAGCCCCTGGATGCTGCTTGAATATGTGGCTTGGCCACAACTTATAATAGCGCCTATTATTATGACGACACATGATTTGAAAACTTCAGCATAAATACGTGGTCTAGGTCCTAGACACCCGTGTCTAAAATGGGCTTGCTGGTCAATCAACGATTAATGACACAAGCTATACCACTATCACGCATTTCTATCTAACGATTTAATTACCAGACCAGACGAAAACCTCCTTCACCTCTCAACCCCTCTTATAGCCATTTGATATAAAGATGCCCTTTACGTCTGGAATACCCTAGGAGTTGCATATaatagatggatggattgataTGGCGCACAATGGAGTTGTTGAACTTAAAGCGTGGCTGAATGAGATATTGTTTGGGGTCTGACATGTCCCTCTTTTAGAGCCTCGGTATAGATGCATGGCATTGGTGTTAGGATTTTATTCTTTGCATGTAAATATGACGATTACGAGCAAACATTCAATGGCTACAGTGCTAATACCTGAACTTGTGCTTGTGACGgtgcatgcatgtactttCACAGTGTTCTCCGTGTGCAAGACATTTCATATATGTGTACATGCAAACATGCAGCAGTAATGCATCCGGAAAAGCCAATGTATCAACGTTTGCTGCCACAATATGCAACAAGCAAGAACGTTCAAGAGAAGGACGTATCATACAAATGCTCCCGGAGATAACTAGCGGATACAAACATACGAGTATATGGCCAACTGAGCCAATCTGACATGCAGGGTACAAGGCGGTTCAC contains these protein-coding regions:
- a CDS encoding methyltransferase domain-containing protein, with the protein product MVDDDASSGPVPTTRPVCPPSPTSTNSAITVGTSQDAVRIKNMEKGEYIPDDDSWDDTRSLTESIRQHIIDGGLRYHAYHAGQYAFPNDETEQYRDDLKHNLTIHLCEGSYFYAPVHERLQKPGAEVLDLGTGTGKWVIELADMYPNATFHGMDLSPIQPDWVPENVLFVVDDIEHDAGWTYPENSFDYIHIRHTVHSIRDRTELWDRVYKHLKPGGYVEVQEFQYAAHCDDDSCNEPYAWRDFLRYLTDGLAVLGSNLHGILNVQDELAAAGFQDLHRLDLKCPNGPWPKSRRLQECGHILRDVILWGLVGLARRPLHHGLGWTPIQIEMFLVEVRKSVIAERNGLPKFHSYFPFHNIYGQKPLDAA